The genomic interval ACCAACATATTTTGTGAAGATGACcatgtctgtttttaataaTGGCTTCAATGAAGCTCATCTCCTGTCAGAGCACAGCGTCACACATCAGTTATAAACAGATGTCAGTCTCTTCTTAAGTTTCACTTCCCATTACACTATGTTCTAACACTATACCTCTATCTGACTAGCCTGTCCTTACATTATGtgtaaaaattatataaaagatatttttttccttcacttcagttcatttaatttgtGAATGGACACTGCTCACTTGATGTGCTattaaatatggttgtttagtAACCAACGTGTTGTGAGTAAACCTTGGAGCCATTGATGCATTATGTTGAGTTCTCCTGTCATAGAGTTACTTTAGTAAACACATGTCCCTAGCATGCTTTGTGCATCGACGTGCTAACGTGTGCCCTTCCATGTGCTCCATAGCTGTCAGCCTTGGAAATACGTCTAAGGTCACGCCCAAGAAGGACAGACCTTCTCTACTAGTCGAGGTGTCCAGAACAGCCATATTAGAGTGCTGCTTTGATGGGAATGATGTGAAGCCAATATGGATTTGCAATGTTGCCACAAAAAATGCCACCAACCCAGAGCGCCGTGTAAACGAAACCAGTGAAATCAAGCAAGAGGCAGGAAAAGTGGGCTGCCACACACTGAAATTCTCAAATGTCAAACTGACGGATACAGGCTTTTACCAGTGCCTTGTCAATGACTCCAGCATATATTCCCATGGCACCTTCCTGCAGGTTTACAGTGAGTAAAGCATGaatattacaattattatgTTGTTTCTGTGGTGATGGATAAATACTAGAGTAACTGAACATCACTAGAAACTGCAACCACTTTAAACACTTAAAATGAACAGAACACAGGGCTGtaatttttatgaataaatgtttCAGCTGACTTTTTCAAGCTCATGAAAATCAGTCAACAATTCTGCCACGCAATTTAATTCCAATTGCTGGCTTTGTGTTCACATATTTGTGTGGATTTCCCCTCACAGTGAAAAGAATGCAGCTTAAGTAAATATGTAATAACATGCATGTAATATGTGAATGCACCATACCCTGCATTTGCTGCAACCAGCACCAAGCTCAGTCTATTGGAAAAGTACTTATGAAATATATAGGGAAATTTGCGAGTATGTACATCTTAAGATGCTAAGCTTCCGGCATGTATTACTGGGGAAGAAAACGGACATCCCACAATCCATTTCTTGTCTATATTTTTTCCGTCAGTGTCCTAATTTTAGTCATCCTCCCTTAGGGCCTCTAAGGAAGTTCCTGAACCTCAGCGAGAGTGCTAAGAACAAGATACTTATGTTTGAGGGtattttgctgctgttctgtgTGATCATGCCAGGAGTTATGCTGATCAAGAAGGTGAGAACAGTGTCATACCACCCAGTCGCTGAATGTTGGCTGTGCTGTTGTATCCTGCATGTCGATGTACAACGTTGCTACAGTGAATATTCAGAGGTGGTAAAATTTCCCCACACTCAGGAATTTTCCCACGAGcaccctctccccctccccatacTGGCACAACAGCCCCCATCCTCCCCACCAGCACAAAGCATGGGCGGTGTCTAATTTTAATACTTTCATACCATCCAGACATCATACTGTGGTATGCAGAATTTAGATGGTATTTTGAAGACCAATGGCATTTTGGTTTTTCCTAAAAAAAATTGCCTTGCCAGTAtcaccaacacccccccccccagcttctgGTTCTCCCTCTTCAGCCTCCCTTAAATCAATATACACAAGGTAGGGTGTGAGGTactgtttttataaatattgccATTAATTTGCAATAGACAAAGAGGCACCACCAGCTGGAGAAGATAAAGTACAAAAAGGAAGAAGAGAACATTTATGAGGTGAGTTGTGGGTGTGCAGCAACACAGAACACGGAACATCCGATCATCCGCATTGCCCCCCCCCGTTACACCTACCGTCTGCATTTCCATTCACAGGGCCTGAATATCGACGAGTGCAGCTCCGCTTACCACCAGATTCAGCGATCTCAGGTGCAAGGACCCTACCAGGATGTGGATAACATTAAGGGAGAAGAGATTCAGCTGGAGAAGCCGTAATTGAGAGGGGCTTCAGGGGCCTACATAATGACAGGGAGATAAAATTACAGTGGAAGGCTAACTGCTGCTGAGCAAACGAACATTCAAAAGAAATTGCAGTATACATGCCTCTTATTAACCTGTTCAGCAACGACACTCTTTTAAGTATAGATTTTCTAACGTGGCTTTTTTTCTGCTAAATGTAAATTGTCCGcgaccctgaccagaataagcgGCTGAAAACTGCCATATTACACATTAGCGTAGCGATTCTAGGCCCTGTTCAGGGAGGTTTAACGccctattttttcttttaatccaTTTGCCCCCTATTTTCGTACACATTTTGTAACAATGTTATCGTCTGCAAGTCCAATTTTATTTAGTCTCACTTTAtttagcacccccccccccccgcgtcgGCTCAGGCCTCCTAAATAAGTGAAATAGCCCGTTGTACATTCATTTATCTGTGTAACTTGCTTTCGCAGTTGTTTGGATTCatgactattaaaaaaaaactgagccGAGTCCTTTGGGAACACATATGTGAAATTGTCTAACATCCAATGCAAGGCTGCGGCGCTAATTCatgtataaaaatgcaaatggaaCATACGTATATTGCATTACACAGACTTGACATTATGTAAATAAATCAGTTAAAATACTACAGCTAGTATTAACCACCAAATACTGAAGCAAACTTTACTGCGCCCTGTATGGAAAATTCAACTTGTTTGCATGCGGTTCATTTATATACAACTGGACACAGGGTTGCTATAACTCATGCATCTGGCATGATATTCATGCTTTCTGACTCTCGCTCACACAAGAAATACTAcgacaaatctatattattccattataaaccgaAAACTAGTTACATCAATAGTGTTGCGGTAGTTTGCAAAcactacagactatttacaaggtaataaaacttatacatacatataaatacatatgCAGACTTGTCTTCAATATAAAATCTTACGCCAGCCAGCCGACCGAAACTGGCAACCCTGTCTATATCGTTCATTTATAACACTAAAAATAGCTGCACCAAAACCGTTGGGGTAATTTGCAGCCCTACAGATTATTTACAAGataatgtaactgaagcatatACATGTACCTGCCTGCGCAGAATAGACTCGAATTTTAAAATCTCACGCCTGCCAGCTGACCAGATTAGATAACCCTGCGGACAAAAACTGAGAAACTGTATTCGTCAAGTAGAAAACAAGGTATTTTTTCAAATAACAATATTGCATATTGTGTTCTAAATCTAAGTATGTCGATCAGCCGAGAGAAAGAAGCACTTAATCTGTTTTATCTTTAAATGGTTGAACAATTCTATGTAAACTTTAATTTTGTAATGAATAATTATATCAACTGTAATGCATGTCATTTTTAATCGTTTGTAACACGGCTGTTAATGGTGTTCATGATATGCGTATTCTGATTAGTGATGTGTCATGCGCAAAAGCATCGGCTCTAGAGGCGATGCTTTGTAGTGAATCAGAATAGCCGACTACCATCGAGTGAGAGTCGGCTCCacagtttttttcctttcgCTAGTCAGCTCTCACTGTCAGTGGCTCAGCTCTGGTCACAGCATGGCGGCCTTGTGGCCAATCACGTGTGAGGATATAGGATCATACCATTTTGTGAAAACAGAGAGGGTGACAGACGCGACTGTCCGTCCTctccagtgttgccaacttagcgactttgtcgctatatttagcgtgtttttagacctctctggcgactcgttttcaaaaaagcgactagcgacaaatctagcgactttttctagtgttattggagacttttggagactctgacgtAGAAGCACGTATTGTTCTTACTCTCCTCACCGAGCAGCGGGTGCTACCGTGGGCTCCCCTCTCGTCCCAAAGCATTCACAGGCGGACAGTCCTCacgcagcagccccgcccagctgcagtcagagcaaGAAATGTTCACCTTTCCGTGTCCAGACTGCAAAtgaattgcgcatgcgcgaaaCCACCACTGGCTGTTCCTGCCCTGGCTTATTGCCAAAAACTCCGCCAAGTATGACAGTTTTTAAGAATAAGTAATTCCGCCAGAGTGTCtctttggggtcacttttgccggtcccaagcccgAATATAGGAAGAGGGTTGGaattatgatataaaaaaacaagaatcgacagaagaacgttcatttgtagttctaaacgtaTTTAGGATGTTTTAACCACCTTTTGTCTCTCCcacgacattattcctctctcctacagcgtccattataattacatgaacattatgcaaattaggcgATGGCGTCATTCAGCGACTTTTTGGACAACCAATAGCGACattccttgctgaggagttaGCAACAGTGGTCCTCTCAGTCAGTGAGTGAGACAGTAGACAGCAGTGAGGAGAGTGCCAGTGTGTCGCAAAAACGTAAATATGACTGACACCCGTAAATGAAGCAGCATCTGACTGCAGTTTAAAGACATTAGGTATATCAGAACAGAGTACCTtcattgtaaaatgaaaataacagtAAGAGCAGATTCCACCACAAACCTGCACAAACACATCAGAACTGTCCATCCCATAATGCAGTTGGAAGAGAGAGGGCAAGCTAGCTCAACCTCTACTGACCCTGGGGTGTCTGGTCCCAAACCAACAACAACTACTGCTGCAGCAGCTACTAGTGGTGCAAGTATAACCTTTCTTACTGCaactaaaaacaaaataagtcaGTTTATACCAAAGCAGATGACCCCAGCCAAACAGCACAGTATTGATGAGGAGTTGGCTAAAATGATTGCCACTGATTTCCAGCCCTTTTCCATTGTGGAAGATAAAggttttaaaagttttgtcaAAGCCTCAAATCCCACGTACACTCTACCCAGTAGAAAAATACTGTCCCTAAAAATGATCTAAAAACTATATGACATAGAACGTGCATTATGGTAAGGCAGGGTGGAAAAAAGCTCCATCAGTTTGCCTGACAACTGACTGCTGGACCTCTAGAACCACCTGCTCTTTCATGTCTGTCACTTGCCACTTTATTGAAAATTACAAGATGACATCTT from Paramormyrops kingsleyae isolate MSU_618 chromosome 9, PKINGS_0.4, whole genome shotgun sequence carries:
- the cd79a gene encoding B-cell antigen receptor complex-associated protein alpha chain isoform X1, whose protein sequence is MSGSTNMGMGTLYEKDGDSPVPVGGKPRDYWGEKRGRGHKVVGGARNLHSKTTRAEGFETIPSELLLGSEKLQRQDDCQSDPFLLLLAVSLGNTSKVTPKKDRPSLLVEVSRTAILECCFDGNDVKPIWICNVATKNATNPERRVNETSEIKQEAGKVGCHTLKFSNVKLTDTGFYQCLVNDSSIYSHGTFLQVYRPLRKFLNLSESAKNKILMFEGILLLFCVIMPGVMLIKKTKRHHQLEKIKYKKEEENIYEGLNIDECSSAYHQIQRSQVQGPYQDVDNIKGEEIQLEKP
- the cd79a gene encoding B-cell antigen receptor complex-associated protein alpha chain isoform X2; this translates as MIAKVILFFCCWVAVSLGNTSKVTPKKDRPSLLVEVSRTAILECCFDGNDVKPIWICNVATKNATNPERRVNETSEIKQEAGKVGCHTLKFSNVKLTDTGFYQCLVNDSSIYSHGTFLQVYRPLRKFLNLSESAKNKILMFEGILLLFCVIMPGVMLIKKTKRHHQLEKIKYKKEEENIYEGLNIDECSSAYHQIQRSQVQGPYQDVDNIKGEEIQLEKP